In a single window of the Magnolia sinica isolate HGM2019 chromosome 7, MsV1, whole genome shotgun sequence genome:
- the LOC131251891 gene encoding disease resistance protein RGA2-like: MAYPLVSTVAEKLNNLLQDEVALLVGVTDEIKKLSRTFTLIQAVLKDAETRRSKDESVKIWLQNVKDVAYDVDDILDEWMTEALKSQAPDEGVGSFFSKKKIRSFLSSVTCFNHLKLRHKIGNMIKDVKGRLHDIAEEKNQLGLRADSGEGERADSELRRGEIRERETSSLLDQTSVIGREGEKNEILHLLLQEVTEVPFVISIVGMGGLGKTTLAQLIYNDEKVKEHFDMRMWVCVSEDFDVKRISKSILKSADGTDCDHLDLDPLQRLLRVMLQAKRFLLVLDDVWSKDSEKWEKLRLPFQASAPGSRIIVTTRIEDVAGMMGSTDHMHKLAVLSDHNCWLLFRSKALDHRSEEECSALEDIGRQIVKKCGGVPLAAKTIGSVMHSRRTRSQWELVSQSEMWNSGDVIEGILPALLLSYYDLTPALKQCFAYFSILIVKLWVAQGFICSINGSGNMEEIGELYFDDLLRRSLLQDAEINSDGSIEYCKMHDLVHDLARYVAGSDYSMVEIRKKTSLNINNVRHSFLVDNDKAGDEAHKLASISATLHKAHKLQTLLLQYSRTPLLLQYSRISKVPDKLFHHLRCLRALDFHRTNIKKLPQTVGQLKHLRYLDLSHTDIEELPAELSNCRNLQTLRLNHCNKLRKLPREMGKMIRLRHLEFEDSNGLSYLPEGIGRLTELRTLTKFIVGGDDQGCKCGELKHLNHLQGTLPITGLQNIRSRDEASEAELHEKQHLRALSLEYDDEDGEPLDDEVKRMEDVLKSLQPHTNLKELEIWHYKVSMLPKWIRNPMLVKVKLWHCTQLKSLPELGQLKALQTLEIFSFLHLKSLPEELVQLKALQTLRIYDCPQLKSLPEELGQLKALQTLDIYDCPQLKSLPEELGQLKALQTLHIYDCPQLESLSELGQLKALQTLRIYHCPHLKSLPKELGQLKALQTLHINDCPQLKSLPDELGQLKALQTLKIGNCPQLESLPEELEQVEALQTLAISNCPELRSLPEKLQHLTMLQELYIINCPLLKERFFQDGGEDHHKIAQIPNFTIYPSE; this comes from the coding sequence ATGGCTTATCCGCTGGTCTCGACCGTAGCAGAGAAGTTGAACAACCTCCTCCAAGATGAGGTAGCTTTATTGGTGGGTGTCACCGATGAGATCAAAAAGCTTTCCCGTACGTTCACCTTGATCCAAGCAGTGCTTAAAGATGCTGAAACTCGGCGATCCAAGGACGAATCGGTGAAGATCTGGTTGCAGAATGTCAAAGATGTGGCCTATGATGTAGATGACATACTAGATGAATGGATGACAGAAGCTCTCAAATCACAAGCACCCGATGAAGGTGTTGGGTCCTTTTTCAGCAAGAAGAAGATAAGAAGCTTCCTCTCCTCTGTTACTTGCTTCAATCATCTCAAGTTACGCCACAAAATTGGGAATATGATAAAGGATGTGAAGGGTAGATTACATGATATCGCTGAAGAGAAGAATCAATTGGGTCTTAGAGCAGATAGTGGGGAGGGTGAGAGAGCGGATAGTGAATTGAGGCGGGGTGAGATCAGAGAGCGAGAGACAAGCTCCCTACTCGACCAAACATCAGTTATAGGTAGAGAAGGTGAAAAGAACGAAATCCTACACTTGTTGCTGCAGGAGGTAACTGAGGTGCCCTTTGTCATTTCTATCGTTGGAATGGGGGGGTTGGGCAAGACCACCCTTGCTCAGCTCATCTATAACGATGAGAAAGTGAAGGAACATTTTGACATGAGAATGTGGGTTTGTGTTTCTGAAGATTTTGATGTGAAACGGATTTCGAAATCAATCTTAAAATCTGCAGATGGGACTGATTGTGATCATCTAGACCTGGACCCTTTGCAACGTCTCCTCCGTGTTATGTTGCAAGCAAAGCGATTCTTGCTGGTGCTTGATGACGTTTGGAGCAAAGACAGCGAGAAATGGGAGAAGCTGAGACTTCCCTTCCAAGCTAGTGCACCCGGGAGTCGAATCATTGTAACCACTCGTATTGAAGATGTTGCAGGCATGATGGGAAGCACTGATCACATGCACAAACTGGCAGTCCTATCCGACCACAATTGCTGGTTATTGTTCAGAAGTAAGGCACTGGATCATCGGAGTGAAGAAGAATGTTCTGCTCTGGAAGATATTGGAAGGCAAATCGTAAAGAAATGTGGAGGGGTGCCTCTCGCTGCAAAGACAATAGGGAGTGTCATGCACTCGAGAAGGACTAGAAGCCAGTGGGAGCTTGTCTCGCAAAGTGAGATGTGGAACTCAGGTGATGTCATAGAAGGCATTTTACCAGCTTTGTTACTAAGCTACTATGATTTGACTCCTGCTCTGAAGCAGTGCTTTGCATATTTCTCCATCTTGATAGTCAAGTTATGGGTGGCACAAGGTTTCATCTGCTCCATTAATGGAAGTGGAAACATGGAAGAAATTGGCGAACTGTATTTTGATGATTTGCTAAGGCGCTCACTGCTCCAAGATGCAGAAATCAATAGTGATGGCAGCATAGAATAttgcaagatgcatgatttagttcatgATCTTGCACGATATGTTGCAGGAAGTGACTATTCAATGGTGGAGATAAGGAAGAAAACCTCGTTAAACATAAATAATGTCCGGCATTCTTTTTTAGTTGACAATGATAAAGCTGGTGATGAAGCTCACAAATTGGCTTCCATTTCGGCCACCTTGCATAAAGCCCACAAGTTGCAGACGTTGCTACTACAATACTCAAGAACGCCGTTGCTACTACAATACTCAAGAATCTCCAAGGTGCCAGACAAGTTATTTCATCATTTGAGATGCCTAAGAGCATTGGACTTCCATAGGACTAACATCAAGAAACTGCCTCAGACAGTGGGACAGTTGAAACACTTGAGGTATCTTGATTTATCTCACACAGACATAGAGGAGTTGCCAGCAGAATTGAGTAATTGCAGGAATTTACAGACCTTGAGACTCAATCACTGTAACAAGCTAAGAAAACTGCCTAGAGAGATGGGAAAAATGATTAGGCTGAGGCATCTAGAATTTGAAGACTCTAATGGTTTGAGCTACTTACCAGAGGGTATAGGGAGATTAACTGAGCTTCGGACATTAACAAAGTTCATTGTGGGGGGTGACGACCAAGGATGTAAATGTGGAGAACTGAAACACCTCAATCATCTTCAAGGTACTCTTCCAATTACCGGCTTGCAAAATATCAGGAGCAGGGACGAAGCCAGCGAGGCAGAACTGCATGAGAAGCAGCACCTTCGTGCTCTATCCTTGGAGTACGATGATGAAGATGGTGAACCgttggatgatgaggtgaagaggaTGGAGGATGTGCTCAAAAGCCTTCAGCCTCACACAAACTTGAAAGAGTTGGAAATATGGCATTACAAAGTTTCCATGCTTCCCAAGTGGATAAGGAATCCAATGTTAGTTAAGGTGAAACTCTGGCATTGTACACAGTTGAAGTCTCTGCCAgagttgggacaactcaaagctCTCCAAACTCTGGAGATCTTCAGTTTTCTACATTTGAAGTCTCTGCCAGAGGAGTTGGTacaactcaaagccctccaaactctGCGTATCTATGATTGTCCACAGTTGAAGTCTCTACCAGAggagttgggacaactcaaagccctccaaactctTGATATCTATGATTGTCCACAGTTGAAGTCTCTACCAGAggagttgggacaactcaaagccctccaaactctGCATATCTATGATTGTCCACAATTAGAGTCTCTATCAgagttgggacaactcaaagccctccaaacCCTGCGTATCTATCATTGTCCACATTTGAAGTCTCTACCAAAGGAGTTAggacaactcaaagccctccaaactctGCATATCAATGATTGTCCACAGTTAAAGTCTCTACCAGATgagttgggacaactcaaagctCTCCAAACTCTGAAGATAGGGAACTGTCCACAGTTGGAGTCTCTACCAGAGGAGTTGGAACAAGTCGAAGCCCTCCAAACTCTGGCGATCTCCAATTGTCCAGAATTAAGGTCTCTACCAGAGAAGTTGCAACACCTCACAATGCTTCAAGAATTATATATCATCAATTGTCCACTCTTAAAAGAGCGCTTCTTCCAAGATGGAGGAGAAGATCATCACAAGATTGCCCAAATCCCgaatttcaccatttatccatctgAATGA